The following nucleotide sequence is from Phacochoerus africanus isolate WHEZ1 chromosome 6, ROS_Pafr_v1, whole genome shotgun sequence.
ccCTAATATTGTATTAGTACTGCTACATTATTTCAGTTACTACAGTTTATAAACATGGCATTATTAATATCTTATTTGCTTGCTATTTGTCTCCTTCATTAGAATATAAGCTTCATGGAAGTAGAGACTATTTTTTTCACTGCTGAATTCAACAAATCTTCAATTGTGCTTAgtaggcacatagtaggtactaaatgaatatttgtttaatgagTCCAAGAATGATAGAGGTAAGTCATCTATCTAAAGCATTTCTTCTTCTGATTCTTATATAAGCCAAAAGGACTGATTCTTCATATTTCATCTGGGGAATGGACTCTGTCTTTCTACACATAGCAATTAAGGCTGCTCAGACCATGGTGACAAGTAACCAAACTTTTACGGTGACAGAGTTTCTCTTCTCTGGATTTCCCCAAATTGAAGATGGTAGCCTcctcttctttattcctttgttctTCATCTACATCTTCATTGTTACGGGGAATCTCATTGTATTTTTTGCAGTCAGGATAGATATTCGTCTTCATAATCCCATGTATAATTTCAtcagcattttctcacttctggaGATctggtacaccacagccaccatccCTAAAATGCTCTCCAATCTCATCAGTAAGAAGAGGACCATTTCCATTATTGGTTGCCTCTTGCAGATGTACTTCTTTCATTCACTGGGAAATTCGGAGGGAATTTTGTTGACTGCTATGGCCATAGACAGGTATGTTGCCATCTGTAACCCTCTCCGCTACCCGACCATTATGACTCCCCAGCTGTGTGCTCAGCTCTCTGCAGGCTCCTGCATCTTTGGCTTTCTTGTGTTGCTCCCAGAAATTGCATGGATTTCCACACTGCCATTCTGTGGGCCCAATCAAATCCATCAGATCTTCTGCGACTTTGAACCTGTGCTACGCTTGGCTTGTACAGACACATCCATGATTCTGATTGAGGATGTGATCCATGCTACTGCCATCATCTTCTCTGTCTTGATTATTGCCGTCTCATATATCAGAATCATCACTGTGATCCTGAAGATTCCCTCTGTTGAAGGTCGCCAGAAGGCCTTTTCTACCTGTGCATCTCATCTTGGTGTCTTTCTGATGTTCTATGGCAGCGTATCCCTCATGTACCTGCGTTTCTCTGCCACTTTCCCACCAATTTTGGACACAATTATTGCACTGATGTTTGCAGTTCTTGCTCCCTTTTTCAACCCTATCATCTATAGCTTGAGAAATAAGGATATGAAGATTGCAATTAAGAAGCTTCTCTGCCTTCAGAAAATGTTTAATGCATGTGCAAGTTAATGTCAGATCATAGGCATCTCTCACTTTGGATGTTACCCAAACATACTagataataaaattaacatgTAATTCATTTATTATACTGATAGTTTCTGTTTACTTATCCCAATTCTTCTTCCCATGTAAAATTATCCCATTTATGGATTCAATTAAGATATTAAGAACTATCTGTTTAGACTTTCACAGATggataaataatagaaatattatatttaagccattaaaatatatttgagtattcattttattgttattcattttcttgagtatttattttattgttcatgaacatgaattttattgctaatatattttttaaattatattattattacataagAATTAGTAACAACTGCAGATGATAAAATATGTGGTGAGAAATATAAGATCTGCAGAAGAGGTTTAGGTTCATATTTCACTGGTACCACACACTAACTTGAACaaattaattaacctctctgcATTTTAGTTTCATCAGCTATGAAATAGATGTAAAAGTAATATGTATTAAAAGTAGAACctcatataattattataaaaattaagtgaATTGCTCTATGCAAGTATGCTCAAAATAGAGCAAGTGCAAACATAAgggttagctattattattcgTCATTAATTACTTTCATGTATTATGGATGTTTTAAAGAATGTTATAGTAAAgagttatatattaaaaataaaatctcatgcTTAGGAATATTTATCTATGATTATTATTCATAGTGTTTTTGTTCCTATTATTTTCCTGTGGCTAAGTGGaattaaatgttcattttactTTGGCTGTTTTGGTTGAATTCATCCAATTTGATTGAAGTAAACTATTTTATTGAAAGAAGTTTCAAACACACTCTGAAGTGATAGGTAAATGGATAGGTGCTAGTTAGATAGACAATGGATATAGGTAGATATACATATGGACTTTTTGAGCTAATTCTCTTGATTtcacttttgttcctttttaaatatgttcatgCATTGCCCAAGGAATTCATGatggctgttgtttttttttttttaccttgaatTGCCATATATCACattgcttttaagaaaaaataaataataatgtatttgatTGGATCTAAAGCATCAGGTGAGTCTGTCTATTGAATATTCCAGAAATGATCAAAGATGTGTATTTAAAAACTAGCAACAATATCAGAgcatacaaaaatcaaaataaaataaaaaatattataagtaCTGGGGAAAAGAGAATACTCTCAATTGATATTAAAACTTGAATTGTTTCCCCAGTATGAGTGCATTTGAGGTCCAATTGAAGATAAAATATATCTACCAGATATTGGACAAGGAAATATGATAAAAGAACCTAGGGATTAAATGAATGTAATTCTACATgtaagccatgaaaaaaaaaatcaaatcttggAAAAGCAGATGCTGAGAAACCATGATCCACTTGGGAACTTTGGACAGAGGAAATAGAATCAAATTGAATAACAGTGGAGCTGTCCCTCGAGGAGTGTTCAGAGATgtgtacaaaaaaataaagctgaaatacACAAGTTAGAACTGTTATGAAATACCCAGGTAATCTCGGGTTtctaaaacaaaaccagaaaagcaCAACTTCTTGGCACAACAGCAATCATCTATAACTGATATTAGACTTCATGGCAGATGCTCCCATATTTGCTATGAGCAATCAGACTGACACTTTTCTCCAGTTAGTTTTTGTATCCATATATGTAGtcatacacatagacacacacaaacacacacaaacagtctttttatttatttatttattgctttttagggctacacctgtggcatatggaagttcccaggctacaggtctaattggagtgacagctgccttcctacaccacagccacagcaatgccagatccaagctgcatctgtgacctacactacagctcatggcaatgccagatccacaacccactgagcaaggcccgggatcaaactcacaacctcatgtttccttgttggattcatttttgctctgccacaatgggaactccccagacagtatttttaaaatcactttagtCTCCTCTTACACTGCGTGTTTCAAGACTATTAACTGTGTTTAATGAATACCCAATAAGTACTTGAAATACTAAGTTAAAGAGTGattgagaaagagacagagagatttaAGGATTGGAATCAAATGCTCTTTCATGAAACagactctaattttaaaaataattaaaataattcaaattgaaATGTTCAATGAGATTTGTGAAGATAGTATCTATTATTATAGacgctgaaaaataaaaaaaacaaagtaaaatagaatGTAAATATAGAAGAAGAGATTGAGCactgcaaaaaaatgaaaataatgacttAGAGAAAAACTGAAGGAGATATCCCAGAAAAAAAGGAGCCAAATGAATGGCCAAAGATTAAATGCAAAGGAAGAATATATAGGAAATAAAGTCACTTATTTTACAAACCTTATTTGTGATTATAGAAATATCAGAGACAAAGCTGAAGAAATATAATAACCAAAATTAATGGAAATTATTCCTGAGGTAAATACTTGGATCATCAGATCAAAAGAAACTGTTTCATACAAGCcctaaaactgtaaaattcttagaagaaaacggAGGAAAATCTTCCTGCCATTGGTTTTTGCAATGACTTATTGGATGTGACACAGgtaaaagcacaggcaacaaaagtaaaaaatagacaagtgaaaaaaacagacaaatgggactacatcaaactaaaatcttctacacagcaagggaaacaagcaacagaaggaaaaggcaacatacagaatgggagaaatatttgcaaactgtatatctgataaggagataatttctaaaatatagaaGGAAATCCTACAACTCAAAAGCCAGACAACTCCtcaaataactcaattaaaaattaggcaaaggaggagttcccattgtggctcagtgggttaagaactgacatagtgtctgtgaggatgcaggctcaatccctggcctcactcagtgggttaaggatatggcatttctgTAAGTGCCAGCATAAgtcacagaagtggctgggaTATGGCAgcccataaaaaggaaaaaaaaaataatgggcaaaagacttgaaagaCATTTATTCAAATATGACATATACTTGGCcaacacatatatacaaaaagatgttcaacatcattaatcatcagggaaatgcaaatcaatactacaataaggagttcccttcatggctcagtggttaacaaacccaactaggatccatgaggatggggatttgatccctggcctcactcagtgggttaaggatccagtgttgccttgagctatggtacaggtcgcagacacagcttggatcctgcattgctgtggctgtggcataggctgacagctgtagcttggactcaacccccagcctgggaacttctgtatgccacaggggcagccctaaaaaaaaaaaaaaagaaaaattacaataagATATCTCCTCACACCAGATAAGATGGCAGCAAACAACCGAAGATATTATACGCTGGTGAGGTTGCAGAGAAACTGGAAGCTTTAGTGGcaatgtaaaatggttcagcaGTTATGGAAGACTGTATGGTGATTCcacaaaaaattaacaatggaAGTATCATATGATCCAGGATTCCCACTTCAgggtatatatttgaaaaaattgaactcaggatctcaaagagatagctgcacttccatgttcattgcagcagtattcaaaATAACCAACatgcagaaacaacccaagtgtccattgtgAGATAAATTGATTTCAAGAATGTGGTATAtgcacacaatggagtattaatcgggctttaaaaagaaggaaatactgtcTTTGCAGTAACACAGTTAAATCTGATGGACATTGTGCTGAAGGTAACAAGTCAGTCGCAGGACAaacactgcatgattccacttatatgaagtacctaAAACAGTCAAAATCATGGAAGTGGAGAATACAGTTAcagttgccaggagctgaggggTGAGGGAAATGGGAAGTTGTTCATTAAGTATAAAGTTTCTGTCATgatagatgaataaattctagagGACTGCTATATAACATATTACCTATAGTtaagaatatgggagttcccatcatggctcagtggttaacgaacacaactagtaagcatgaggttatgggttcgatccctggcctcactcagtgggttaaggatccagtgctgctgtgagttgtggtgtaggtcacagaggcggcttggatctggcgtggctgtggctgtggctgtggctagcagcaacagctccgatttgacccctagcctgggaacttccatatgccacaggtgtggcccttaaaagacaaaagacaaaaaaaaaaaaaagaagaagaagaatatggcTTTGGGCACTTCAAAATTTGCTGAGTGTAGATCACTGTGTTAagtgttaaacacacacacacagatgataaaaccaaacaaaccacgACCAAAGGGGGTACAAGGAAATTCTGGAAGGTATTGGATGAGTCTATTACCTTTATTTTGATGTTGTCATGGGTGTTTGAAGTATATTCAAACTCATCAAACTGTATACATTAAATCTGTGTGGTTCTTTGTATACAAATTGTATCTCAACAAAACTGTTAAAAAGACTATCATGCtatgttaaattattaaaaatgtaattatgagagttgaaaattttaaattttaagaaaaaatatgtaggAAATTAGACAAGGAAATTAAGCCCCCAGATCattaaaagaactgaaagtaTGTTTTGCCATCCCCAAATCTgatatttatttctgaaatatgatATCATGGAATCATCTTGGAAGATTACATGATGAAATCAATTAGCtttgcaaaaaaataagaatttaagagTTTTTAACATAGCAGTAGATTGAACACATGCAGGACAGAATAATCCAGTGAAAAAGCTGAGATGTTGATTGTCAATGGAGAGGTCAACCAGACCATTGGGAAATGTTTAGAGTAGGAAAGATTCACATGCATTTGTAGgtagcatgagaaaaaaaaatagcaatgtgCCCTCACCTCAATATTGGCCCAAAATTCCAAAGACATGATTATTATAAATTAGTCTTATTTTCTACTATATATTTATTCAACATGTTTTCCTGGTGTCAGTATATTTCATTCAAGCCTTGTATATCTCTATGCTCATTTCAGAAGAATAGGACCATGACAAAACTATTCTTTAGATGGTGCCCTAGTAGCACAGCCAAGGCAATGACCATGGTGCTGAAGAAAGTACCATATGATGATCAGAAAGATGAGtgcaatcaggaaaaaaaaaaagaaaaaaaaagcaaacgacTGACAATTTTGATCTAGAAATCTAATGAGAAGAAAGAACAGTGAGAAGCTTTCTGCTAATTAACCCCATGAGGGAAAGTGATGCTCTTCTCTGTGTGTAGGGGAGAAATCTCCTATGGAACCCACTTCCCCTTTCTGTTATTCCCTGGGGTACCTGTGAAGATAACTACAAGTCTGCTTTTCCAGAGTCTTAAGGGATATCAAGGATGCAGAGACCTGGACAGACAGAAGAGTGCCTGTGGTCTTTGGCAGAGGTAAGTGCAGAAGATTTAGGCTTGGCAAGAAGGAGTTCACTCACCATGCACAGGAATAATAATCTCATAACATGAAGACTTCATTCTGAAGGAATGTAGAGGCTTTGAATGTGGGTGAGAGGCCAAGGAAAGTTTAGGAGGAAACCACCTGCTGTGGTACTGAGTAGAGATGTGTATGGAAGAGGATGCTCCATTTAACATAGTATGGTGTCATGTTTTGCAAAGTTATTTTTTCCAGACTTGATTAGTACTCTCATCAAAATGGAATACTTTGCCTTCCAAATCATCCTCAGCTTTCTTTGTTGGATTATCTATGACCATCTTGTGGGTTTAAATATAATTACACCCAGTGGCCGGGTTCCAAGTTAATTTCTTTGACACCAACAATATTTTACATGCTAATTCTGTTCTAGTTGCTGTGAGAGTTAAAAACTAAATCTATACTGCTCTAAAGGAGGAGCTCATCCTAGAGAAGATAAAACAAGTTGATGATTATTATGCAACATGACAGATATGGTACAGAAACTCCAGTGTAAAGGTGCCCAATATCTTGAAGTGTTTACTATGTTTCTGATATTctctaatcatttaaaatatatttacacatattggTATATGCAGCCAAGTGTCTGTAGGTTGGAATATGTGACATGAGATATAAGTGCATGGATTTAAATTGACTTTGTTCTTTAACAGCCGAGAAAATATTTAACTGGTCTATGCcaaatttttctcatctgtaaatggggttAATTATCTTATCTCATTAGAGGATTAAATAGGAAATATATACTTGTGCTGGCCACAGTCAGTGAtttaatattatgtaatataCTATACTATTTTCTATGTATGAAATATTCATAATACTACATAATACAGTACTcttgaatttataaaatgaattatgcTACACTGTCATTGTTATTACAAAATGTCTAACCATTCTCAGAACTGTCTGAGCTAGTTTCCATTAGTAGTTAGCAGACAGAGTGTTGCTTAACATGGTCAGAAGAGTGGAATGGTAGGGGAGGAAGCACAAAGCCAAGTGCAAAAGGAGAATGAGAGGTATGGTGAACTGGATTTTATTACACTTTCAAGAAGCTTGCTGGTAGGCCATGTTTGAGTCCTTTGTAGACATGTATTTAATCTTACAGTATCCCTATGAACAGATACAATTCTAAatatcattttgcaaatgagtacTTGAGAATGAAAGATTAATTTGCCAAAAGGCACATAGGTAGGAATAGGCTTAATGGGAATTTCAGTGTAGACTCCAGGTGTACATTCTAATGTCCTAGAATAGAGATCTCCAAAGAGGAATGTGCAAGATGCTCCAATtgggtgggaaaagaaaataatagaacatctattgcatttacttttttttaatgctccttacttttgaaatgtattgttgtataatagaaaaatattttgaattattatttcataGTGTAGTTTATGTGCctaattttaaatgcaaatactggagttccctgctgACCTCGAAGTTAATAATTTGGCATTGTCGCTAtggtggctcgggttcaatcccagacctgggaacttcctcaggccACTGACATGgtgaaacaaacaaattaaatgcAAATACTTACATTAGAAGTTAGGCTGAAAATACTcttaactatttttttgtttttacaccATTGAAAACATTCAGAGACGTCTATTTCTGCAATTTTGATGCTGGGGGAgtaagtgagaaaatacagaatcCTGGTCAATTTTTACAATAGTATGGAATTAGGTGGGAAACATAAAACTTTCAAGTTACTCCTTATTAATTCTAGTTATTTAGCTATGCAGCTTCTCTCTTCACTTCCTTGTGAGCTGGTGTGTGCCTTCCTCTACTCACAGGTAGTTCTGCTGGGGATATGGAGAGCAGAAACCTATCAGCAGTGACTGAATTCATCTTCATTGGCTTTCCCCTGACCCAGGATGGTAGTCTCCTGtacttctttcctttgcttttcatctATACCTTTATTGTCATTGGGAATCTATTGATCTTCTTTGCTGTAAGGCTGGACACCCGTCTCCACAATCCCATGTATAATTTCATcagtatcttttcctttttggagatctggtacaccacagccaccattCCCAAGATGCTCTCCAATCTCATCAGTGAAAAGAAGACCATCTCTATTACTGGCTGCCTCTTGCAGATGTATTTCTTCCATTCACTTGGGAATTCTGAGGGGATCTTGCTAATCACCATGGCCGTTGACAAGTATGTTGCGATCTGCAACCCTCTTCGCTATCAAATGATCATGACCCCCCCGTTTATGTGCTCAGCTCTCTGCAGGCTCCTGCATCTTTGGCTTCCTCATCCTGCTTCCTGAGATTGTGATGATTTCCACACTGCCTTTCTGTGGTCCCAACCAAATCCATCAAATCTTTTGTGACTTGGTCCCAGTGCTGAGTCTGGCCTGCACAGATACATCCATGATTCTGATCGAGGATGTGATCCACGCTGTGGCCATTATCCTTACTGTCCTAATCATTGCCCTGTCCTATATTAGAATCGTCACTGTGATCCTGAGGATTCCTTCTGCTGAGGGTCGGCAGAAGGCTTTTTCTACCTGTGTAGGCCACTTCAcagtttttctgatattttttggCAGCGTGTCCCTCATGTACTTGCGTTTCAATGCCACTTACCCACCAGTTTTGGACACAGCCATTGCACTGATGTTTACTGTCCTTGCCCCATTCTTCAACCCCATCATCTATAGTCTGAGAAACAAGGACATGAAGAATGCAATTAGAAAACTCTTCTGTTTTCAAAAAGTGTTGAATACATCTGGAGTTTAATTCTGAGCCGTAGATCCCCTTTCATTGTTTTGATGTTTCACTAAAAGATTAAAACATGAAATTACTCCACACCTAGTTCTTTGTCACACTGAGCTTTCTGTCTGTCATCCTGATTATTTTCCTGTTATTAGGAAAATGTGTTTATACACTGTGTCATCAAGAACATTATTATGGGggttaaagttttcttttctcttctgaaaagttgtaagtaaaggaaaaaattctcACCATTTAAGAGGGTTAGCATTGCACTTCAGAAGCTGGCTATGTGCTTCAAAGTATTATGTTTTTACTCAGGTAATAGATCTTgggaatattttctatttaattacgGATCATAGATAACCTGATTAGGTTTGCCCAGAAGACATATAATAAAGAGCAAGAGTCATACTTATGGaagtaaattataattataattatataattaactCTTCATTATAATAATAAGCATATATATTTAGTAAGACTAAAGTATCAATATTGCAAGACATTTTCATAAGAAAACTAGAATGCAGAATACTATTTACAAATATACACAgatatgaattttatttactgCTTGCCTTTCCAGGgctaaacattctttttttttttttttttttttggtatggccacacttgtggcatatagaagttcccaggctggagactgaacctgtgcctctgaagcaaactgagctgctgcagattGAAGACcaaggtgtggcaaaaaaaaaaaaaaaaatcagtacaggCAAGAGAAGTGTCTATTTGGGAAACATTTTGAAGTAATCTTTTTTGATAAAA
It contains:
- the LOC125128857 gene encoding olfactory receptor 6K3-like, which produces MVTSNQTFTVTEFLFSGFPQIEDGSLLFFIPLFFIYIFIVTGNLIVFFAVRIDIRLHNPMYNFISIFSLLEIWYTTATIPKMLSNLISKKRTISIIGCLLQMYFFHSLGNSEGILLTAMAIDRYVAICNPLRYPTIMTPQLCAQLSAGSCIFGFLVLLPEIAWISTLPFCGPNQIHQIFCDFEPVLRLACTDTSMILIEDVIHATAIIFSVLIIAVSYIRIITVILKIPSVEGRQKAFSTCASHLGVFLMFYGSVSLMYLRFSATFPPILDTIIALMFAVLAPFFNPIIYSLRNKDMKIAIKKLLCLQKMFNACAS
- the LOC125128706 gene encoding LOW QUALITY PROTEIN: olfactory receptor 6K3-like (The sequence of the model RefSeq protein was modified relative to this genomic sequence to represent the inferred CDS: deleted 1 base in 1 codon), translated to MESRNLSAVTEFIFIGFPLTQDGSLLYFFPLLFIYTFIVIGNLLIFFAVRLDTRLHNPMYNFISIFSFLEIWYTTATIPKMLSNLISEKKTISITGCLLQMYFFHSLGNSEGILLITMAVDKYVAICNPLRYQMIMTPRLCAQLSAGSCIFGFLILLPEIVMISTLPFCGPNQIHQIFCDLVPVLSLACTDTSMILIEDVIHAVAIILTVLIIALSYIRIVTVILRIPSAEGRQKAFSTCVGHFTVFLIFFGSVSLMYLRFNATYPPVLDTAIALMFTVLAPFFNPIIYSLRNKDMKNAIRKLFCFQKVLNTSGV